The region CTGGTGACAGGAAGAGTGTGGAAAGGTTCGGCTTTTGGTGGTGCTAGAGGACGTACAGATGTACCTAAAATTGTTGATTGGTATATGGATGGAAAACTTAACATCGATGATTTAATCACCCATGTGATGCCCGTAGAAGAAATTAACAAGGCCTTTGATTTGATGCACGAAGGCAAATCCATCCGTAGTGTGGTTACTTTTTAGGTGATATTCGTTGTGTGCTAGGTTTATGGAATCGGGGAGCATCGAAAAGAAAAAATAAACCACCCTCAAAAATATGTAATAAACTAAAAGATTATAAAGAGCAAATCCCCATCCAATTAATCACAAAAGGAGTTTATCATGGCACTATATGCCGATTTACATCGTCATTTGGGGGGATCTGTAGTACCCCGTATTCTTTGGCGTTATTTCCAACGTCATAACCCAGATTTAGCTGAAAAATATCCTCAATATAAAGAGTTTGAGGAGTTTTACACCAGAGAAAGAAATACCCTCGATGAGTATTTGGAGTTACATACCCTCGTGGAAAGTGTCCAAAATATTGATACCCTACCCTATTTTATCTATCGGCTTATTCGGGGGGCTTATATTTTTGAGAATCTAGCCTACCTAGAAATCCGTTACACTCCCTATTTACGCACTAATCCAACATTATCCCAGAGGGAGAGAATTGAGCAAATGAAAGCCATTGTGGAAGTGGTAGATAAAGCATCAAAGGTGAATGAATATCCCATTGTCACCAGCCAGATTTTGTGTATGCACACCCGTTTATCTTATGAGATTAATCGGGCTATTGTGGATTTAGCCGCCGATAATAAACATCAAATATGTGCGATCGATGTGGCAGGGGGAGATAAACTTTATGGAGACAAAATAGATGAGTTTGTCAAACTATACCAATATGCCCGTAGTCGGGGTATTA is a window of Cyanobacterium stanieri LEGE 03274 DNA encoding:
- a CDS encoding adenosine deaminase, translating into MALYADLHRHLGGSVVPRILWRYFQRHNPDLAEKYPQYKEFEEFYTRERNTLDEYLELHTLVESVQNIDTLPYFIYRLIRGAYIFENLAYLEIRYTPYLRTNPTLSQRERIEQMKAIVEVVDKASKVNEYPIVTSQILCMHTRLSYEINRAIVDLAADNKHQICAIDVAGGDKLYGDKIDEFVKLYQYARSRGIKTTGHLFETPHGCYPQLLPYLMRIGHGIQIPLQYPELLTEVASLNQCLEICPTTYIKTGTLEELKQLKVVFDRCFDAGVDIAICTDNAGLHNVRLPFEYENLLTQDIIDFEQLQACQDASFRHGFAWPYTQPPSALLVGLLGDRTSIPTDKEKTFSQN